A single window of Arcobacter venerupis DNA harbors:
- the dksA gene encoding RNA polymerase-binding protein DksA has translation MPNKQQIDELKAILIERKENILSNINNSRANIDQLKEQEINDELDYAELVSDSFTEGMIANHQVEELKQIEDSLKKIDAGTYGICDMCGVVIPLGRLKAKPFAKFCTECRTVFENETMKRAKN, from the coding sequence ATGCCAAATAAACAGCAAATTGATGAATTAAAAGCAATTTTAATTGAAAGAAAAGAAAATATTCTATCAAACATAAACAATAGTAGAGCAAACATTGATCAGTTAAAAGAACAAGAAATTAATGATGAATTAGATTATGCTGAATTAGTAAGTGATTCTTTCACAGAAGGAATGATTGCAAATCATCAAGTTGAAGAGTTAAAGCAAATTGAAGATTCTCTTAAAAAAATAGATGCAGGAACTTATGGAATTTGTGATATGTGTGGAGTAGTTATTCCTTTAGGAAGATTAAAAGCAAAACCATTCGCAAAATTTTGTACAGAATGTAGAACTGTTTTTGAAAATGAAACAATGAAAAGAGCTAAGAATTGA
- a CDS encoding ABC transporter permease produces MKNSVFFNFLFLLLLKHKSKHIAIFIISILIVFLISSVLFISNSLKKEVFFTLENQSDFVIQKINSGKILDIPTSWIDDFSSINGVTNTQQRVYGSYYFMPENVYFTIVGVDLFEENINKNLKELLSILNISDFLQNDSMIIGNGIKKIFDKYHYFDSYDFKLFNNVTTDVKIFKDLPKESNLVANDLIIMDINLAKKILNIEEDGATDIILNVPNDLERQNIKEQLILKHSNIRILQKETLKKEYENMFNYKGGIFLVLFIVVIFTFILILYQRYSMISSNDKKEIGILKAVGWSIKDIIKLKIIENFIVGFMAFIIGIIISYIFVFISNAPILKNIFIGFSNVQNDFVLNPSVDFTTLITLFLFFIIPFLSAVLIPVWKISVIDANESMK; encoded by the coding sequence ATGAAAAATAGTGTTTTTTTTAATTTCTTATTTCTTTTACTTCTAAAACACAAATCAAAACATATTGCTATTTTTATTATTTCAATTTTAATTGTTTTTTTGATTTCTAGTGTTTTATTTATTTCTAATAGTTTAAAAAAAGAAGTTTTTTTTACTTTAGAGAATCAAAGTGATTTTGTAATTCAAAAAATAAATAGTGGAAAAATTTTAGATATTCCAACTTCTTGGATTGATGATTTTTCTTCAATAAATGGAGTTACAAATACTCAACAAAGAGTTTATGGTTCATACTATTTTATGCCAGAGAATGTTTATTTTACAATAGTTGGTGTTGATTTATTTGAAGAAAATATTAATAAAAATCTAAAAGAGCTTTTAAGTATTTTAAATATCTCTGATTTTTTACAAAATGATTCTATGATTATTGGAAATGGAATTAAAAAGATATTCGATAAATATCACTATTTTGATTCATACGATTTTAAACTTTTTAACAATGTTACTACAGATGTAAAAATATTTAAAGATTTACCAAAAGAGTCAAATTTAGTAGCAAATGATTTGATTATTATGGATATAAATCTTGCAAAAAAGATTTTAAATATAGAAGAAGATGGAGCAACTGATATTATTTTAAATGTTCCAAATGATTTAGAGAGACAAAATATTAAAGAGCAACTTATTTTAAAACACTCAAATATTAGAATTTTACAGAAAGAGACTCTAAAAAAAGAGTATGAAAATATGTTCAACTACAAAGGTGGAATTTTTTTAGTTCTATTTATAGTTGTTATATTTACTTTTATTTTGATTTTATATCAAAGATATTCGATGATTAGTTCAAATGATAAAAAAGAGATTGGTATTTTAAAAGCTGTTGGTTGGAGTATTAAAGATATTATAAAACTAAAAATTATTGAAAACTTTATTGTGGGATTCATGGCTTTTATTATTGGAATAATAATTTCATATATTTTTGTATTTATTTCAAATGCTCCAATATTAAAAAATATTTTTATTGGTTTTTCAAATGTTCAGAATGATTTTGTTTTAAATCCAAGTGTTGATTTTACAACTCTTATAACACTGTTTTTGTTTTTTATCATTCCTTTTTTAAGTGCAGTTTTAATTCCTGTTTGGAAAATTTCTGTAATTGATGCAAATGAGAGTATGAAATGA
- a CDS encoding ABC transporter ATP-binding protein, translated as MIKITNLNKIFNENTKREFHALKNINLEIKNSSCVILKGISGSGKSTLLSIIGTLSKPTSGSIQVEDENIAKLPDLHASNFRAKKLGFIFQSYNLFDTLSVKDNVSIALIPLGFNQTQIDGMVLKALELANIQHKKDELVYNLSGGEKQRCAIARAIVNNPEIILCDEPTANLDYDNSLIFIESLRTLKNLNKTIIVATHDPIFDNLDFVNKVINIKNGEICE; from the coding sequence ATGATAAAAATCACAAACCTAAATAAAATATTTAATGAAAATACAAAAAGAGAATTTCACGCATTAAAAAATATCAACTTAGAAATAAAAAACTCATCTTGTGTTATTTTAAAAGGAATAAGTGGAAGTGGAAAATCTACACTTTTATCAATAATTGGGACTTTATCAAAACCTACAAGTGGAAGTATTCAAGTTGAAGATGAAAACATAGCTAAACTTCCAGATTTGCACGCTTCAAATTTTAGAGCAAAAAAACTTGGTTTTATTTTCCAATCATATAATTTATTTGATACTTTAAGTGTAAAAGATAATGTCTCTATTGCTTTAATTCCTTTAGGATTTAATCAAACCCAAATAGATGGAATGGTTTTAAAAGCTTTGGAATTAGCAAATATCCAACATAAAAAAGATGAGTTAGTTTATAATCTTTCAGGTGGAGAAAAACAAAGATGTGCAATTGCTAGAGCAATTGTTAATAATCCAGAGATTATCCTTTGTGATGAACCTACTGCGAATTTAGACTATGATAACTCACTTATTTTTATTGAGAGTTTAAGAACTCTAAAAAATCTGAATAAAACGATAATTGTCGCAACCCACGACCCAATATTTGACAATCTTGATTTTGTAAATAAAGTAATAAATATCAAAAATGGAGAAATTTGTGAGTGA
- a CDS encoding lipoprotein, whose protein sequence is MKKILLGTAVAILLLTGCNEEKKPAQTTETTQDVKKDEVVVAPTTTTEATEEVKKVEETTPAATTGTTEEKASEATEEVKKEEVSK, encoded by the coding sequence ATGAAAAAAATTTTATTAGGTACTGCTGTAGCGATTTTATTATTAACAGGTTGTAATGAAGAAAAAAAACCTGCTCAAACTACTGAAACTACACAAGATGTGAAAAAAGATGAAGTAGTTGTTGCACCAACTACAACAACAGAAGCTACTGAAGAAGTAAAAAAAGTTGAAGAAACAACACCAGCTGCAACTACTGGAACAACAGAAGAAAAAGCATCAGAAGCAACTGAAGAAGTAAAAAAAGAAGAAGTAAGCAAATAA
- a CDS encoding phage integrase central domain-containing protein — MDPIEYYKEQKELKQIEDTSSFKNIFIQWLEMEKSKSGLPQYQWKKTRIENDILPFIGNKKIKDIKIQDVTIVLIEKNKKAPVTASKLFGYLKSIYSYAKTKGYIEINLLSDINKTHIISSSQVISYPKITENLKDLVN, encoded by the coding sequence ATTGACCCTATTGAATACTACAAAGAACAAAAAGAACTAAAACAAATTGAAGATACAAGTAGTTTTAAAAATATCTTTATTCAATGGTTAGAGATGGAAAAATCAAAAAGTGGTTTACCTCAATATCAATGGAAGAAAACAAGAATTGAAAATGATATTTTGCCTTTTATTGGTAATAAGAAAATAAAAGATATTAAAATCCAAGATGTTACAATTGTATTGATTGAAAAAAATAAAAAAGCACCAGTTACAGCTTCTAAATTATTTGGATATTTAAAAAGCATTTATAGTTATGCAAAAACAAAAGGTTATATTGAAATAAATCTATTATCAGATATAAATAAAACTCATATTATCAGTTCATCACAAGTAATTAGTTACCCAAAAATCACAGAAAATTTAAAAGATTTAGTAAATTGA
- a CDS encoding helix-turn-helix transcriptional regulator, with the protein MKSHDKIATRLALILNKFNSGEKFSIDNLVEEFNVTKRTIQRDLSERLSYLPIKKENNLYYLEEYYLGKLNFDDIKNFAVLSGIKELYPSLQEDFLKNILDDTISKAYIIKGHNYEDVSDKTNEFKLVEESILSNNSITFTYNDKARIVKPYKLLNTKGIWYLIATQEDEIKTFSFKKITKLEKVSQTFKIEQSIIDKINNDDNVWFSNSEIEVVLKIKKEVSNYFLRRKIIPNQIVLKELDDKGLLVSCKVSFDEEILKIVRYWIPNVEIISPDYLKEKLENGLKEYLKI; encoded by the coding sequence ATGAAAAGTCACGATAAAATTGCAACTAGATTAGCTTTAATCTTAAATAAATTCAACTCAGGTGAAAAGTTTAGTATAGATAATCTAGTTGAAGAGTTTAATGTCACAAAAAGAACTATTCAAAGGGATTTATCTGAAAGACTTTCATATTTACCAATTAAAAAAGAGAATAATCTTTATTATCTCGAAGAGTATTATCTAGGAAAATTAAACTTTGATGATATAAAAAACTTTGCAGTTTTGAGTGGTATAAAAGAACTATATCCATCTTTACAAGAAGATTTTTTAAAAAATATCCTTGATGATACAATCTCTAAAGCCTATATCATAAAAGGGCATAACTATGAAGATGTAAGTGATAAAACAAATGAGTTTAAATTAGTTGAAGAATCTATTCTTTCTAATAATTCTATTACATTCACTTACAATGATAAAGCAAGAATAGTAAAACCATATAAGCTACTAAATACTAAAGGTATTTGGTATCTTATAGCAACTCAAGAAGATGAAATAAAAACTTTTAGCTTCAAAAAAATCACTAAATTAGAAAAAGTATCACAAACCTTTAAAATTGAACAAAGCATAATTGATAAAATCAATAATGATGATAATGTTTGGTTTAGTAATAGTGAAATAGAAGTAGTATTAAAAATAAAAAAAGAAGTATCTAACTATTTCTTAAGAAGAAAAATCATCCCTAATCAAATTGTTTTAAAAGAACTAGATGATAAAGGATTACTTGTTTCTTGTAAAGTTTCATTTGATGAAGAAATACTAAAAATAGTTAGATACTGGATACCAAATGTAGAGATTATCTCTCCTGATTATCTCAAAGAAAAACTGGAAAATGGTTTGAAAGAGTATTTGAAAATATAA
- a CDS encoding OB-fold protein encodes MALVKCEECGKEISSNVKVCPHCGYKRKRGIWFYIMIFLIAIIILSVVGNNIDDSKLGTNSTEKSSSSTVKKELYLTEIEANIFHTLIQNQTEALINGGEPIFSNDENIVIPSVVSANAIQLEYEKNEINADNLFKNKLLLVSGKVINISKSSSNEPSLSLSGGSNPYMTPSARMKKEYIDWASNLSKGIEVQMICKINDFAIGSVRLHNCIPFYSWFQEQDWGKITLDAYKNNTSKRADEMIEFVKTVASKIDVNKTSCVDATFDSGECIDEIGSIRGLIEEEKRKTSVNTQSTNVKK; translated from the coding sequence ATGGCATTGGTAAAATGTGAAGAGTGTGGGAAAGAGATTTCATCAAATGTGAAAGTGTGTCCACATTGTGGATATAAAAGAAAAAGAGGTATTTGGTTTTATATTATGATTTTCTTGATAGCTATTATTATATTATCTGTTGTAGGGAATAATATTGATGATTCGAAACTTGGAACAAATTCAACTGAAAAATCAAGTTCATCAACTGTAAAAAAAGAACTATATCTAACTGAAATAGAAGCAAATATATTTCATACTTTGATACAAAATCAAACGGAAGCCCTAATAAATGGTGGAGAACCAATATTTTCAAATGATGAGAATATTGTAATACCTAGTGTTGTTTCTGCAAATGCAATTCAATTAGAATATGAAAAAAATGAAATTAATGCTGATAATTTGTTTAAGAATAAGTTATTGTTAGTTAGTGGGAAAGTTATAAATATTAGTAAAAGTTCATCAAATGAACCTTCTTTATCACTATCAGGTGGAAGTAATCCATATATGACTCCAAGTGCTAGAATGAAAAAAGAGTATATTGATTGGGCATCAAATTTATCAAAGGGAATTGAAGTACAAATGATTTGTAAAATCAATGATTTTGCAATTGGTTCAGTTAGACTACATAATTGTATACCTTTTTATAGTTGGTTTCAAGAACAAGATTGGGGCAAAATAACATTAGATGCTTATAAAAATAATACAAGTAAAAGAGCAGATGAAATGATAGAATTTGTGAAAACTGTTGCATCAAAAATAGATGTAAATAAAACAAGTTGTGTAGATGCCACTTTTGATAGTGGTGAATGTATAGATGAAATTGGTAGTATTAGAGGTTTAATTGAAGAAGAAAAACGAAAAACATCTGTAAATACACAATCAACCAATGTAAAAAAATAG
- a CDS encoding DUF2958 domain-containing protein: protein MKLLTDELIKTLPPLYSTENIKDPLIQCKFFTPDSSWSWYVLEFDKTNEIFFGYVCGLERELGYFSLEELESVKGQLGLAVERDTSFKPTKLSVIKKEHQ from the coding sequence ATGAAACTGCTAACTGATGAACTAATAAAAACACTTCCACCTCTATACTCAACTGAAAATATCAAAGACCCTCTAATCCAATGTAAATTCTTCACTCCTGATAGCTCTTGGAGTTGGTATGTACTTGAATTTGATAAAACAAATGAAATATTCTTTGGTTATGTATGTGGACTTGAACGTGAGTTGGGATATTTCTCACTTGAAGAACTAGAATCTGTAAAAGGTCAACTTGGTTTAGCTGTTGAAAGAGATACCTCTTTTAAACCTACAAAATTAAGTGTAATAAAAAAGGAACACCAATGA
- a CDS encoding YccF domain-containing protein, with product MRLLGNFLWFILGGVIMGILWWIMGLICFISIIGIPWGKACFVIGEFTFFPFGKEAISRKELYQTEDLGTSGFGVIGNIIWFLLFGLWLAIAHILNAVACFITIIGIPFAIQHLKLAGIALFPIGQTIVDKEVAFEVRMQNAREKVNQLRN from the coding sequence ATGAGATTACTTGGCAATTTTTTATGGTTTATTTTAGGTGGAGTAATAATGGGAATACTTTGGTGGATAATGGGATTGATTTGTTTCATATCAATTATTGGTATACCTTGGGGAAAAGCTTGTTTCGTAATAGGAGAGTTTACATTTTTTCCATTTGGAAAAGAAGCTATTAGCAGGAAAGAGTTATATCAAACTGAAGATCTTGGTACGAGTGGATTTGGAGTAATTGGAAATATCATTTGGTTTTTACTCTTTGGATTATGGCTAGCAATTGCTCACATACTTAATGCTGTAGCTTGTTTCATTACAATCATTGGGATACCTTTTGCTATACAACATTTAAAACTTGCAGGTATTGCACTTTTTCCAATAGGTCAAACAATAGTTGATAAGGAAGTAGCATTTGAAGTTCGTATGCAAAATGCTAGAGAGAAAGTTAATCAATTGCGAAACTAA
- a CDS encoding tyrosine-type recombinase/integrase, translating to MTIQRSIRKGVESGTKTGKTRVVPMIKTLKETLIKWIGTSQRIYLFPKPYTDSPYSDSRTIVDKYYKPLLKRLSLEYRVLYNTRHSFTSVAVENKIPISTVSKCLGHSVLSTTERFYLQFGNANQDDIRDQLENLTA from the coding sequence ATAACCATTCAACGCTCAATCAGAAAAGGTGTAGAATCTGGTACAAAAACGGGAAAAACAAGAGTTGTTCCAATGATAAAAACTCTAAAAGAAACTTTAATCAAATGGATAGGAACTTCTCAAAGAATATATCTGTTTCCAAAACCATATACAGATTCTCCCTATAGTGATTCAAGAACTATAGTTGATAAATATTATAAGCCTCTTTTAAAAAGGTTAAGCCTTGAATATCGAGTTTTATACAATACTAGACACTCTTTTACAAGTGTTGCTGTTGAGAATAAGATACCCATATCAACTGTATCAAAATGCTTAGGTCATAGTGTTTTAAGCACCACAGAACGATTTTATCTACAATTTGGGAATGCGAATCAAGATGATATTCGAGACCAATTAGAAAATTTAACAGCTTGA
- a CDS encoding phage integrase central domain-containing protein, with protein MKILNQNPVIKSVRIFEEDGSIKLDYRTKPNVKLPKGKVGNRFRFSTGIQSTPSALKSIEKNKFDLAQEHYESLFQTLENKEIVLFEDVAHLALKEAEADRGKLDSTKDYQNILKLDVLPFFSKMPLKDIKVKDIKAWVNEIAEQELSQSRFNKKYYVVKRVLDYACENEYIESNPISFVKRSSKLFSKPKDKSTEYFSKDERNIILNDTCENGTAKDKIDFPFINTFMHIALLTGARTGEIMALKLEIQ; from the coding sequence ATGAAAATATTAAACCAAAACCCAGTTATTAAATCTGTTAGGATTTTTGAAGAAGATGGTTCTATTAAATTAGATTACAGAACTAAACCAAATGTAAAGCTACCAAAAGGAAAAGTTGGTAATAGATTTAGATTTAGCACAGGAATACAATCAACACCAAGTGCATTAAAGTCTATTGAAAAGAATAAATTTGATTTAGCACAAGAACATTATGAATCACTATTTCAAACTTTAGAGAATAAAGAAATAGTATTGTTTGAAGATGTTGCACATCTAGCATTAAAAGAAGCAGAAGCAGATAGAGGAAAACTTGATAGTACAAAAGATTATCAAAATATTCTTAAACTAGATGTGTTGCCATTTTTTTCAAAGATGCCATTAAAAGATATTAAAGTTAAAGATATTAAAGCATGGGTAAATGAAATAGCAGAGCAAGAATTATCTCAAAGTAGATTTAATAAAAAGTACTATGTGGTTAAAAGAGTGTTAGATTACGCTTGTGAAAATGAATATATCGAATCAAATCCTATAAGTTTTGTAAAAAGAAGTTCAAAACTTTTTTCAAAACCTAAAGATAAAAGTACAGAATATTTTTCTAAAGATGAAAGAAATATCATACTAAATGATACTTGTGAAAATGGAACAGCTAAAGATAAAATAGATTTTCCATTTATAAATACTTTTATGCATATAGCATTATTAACAGGTGCTAGAACTGGTGAAATTATGGCTTTAAAACTTGAAATACAATAA
- a CDS encoding DNA primase family protein yields MNERELLNHVFVEIIDKVNKLEAKKDKKGEVIQRTPLEYCIEILKQTPHKIIASAGRIWIYYNGRYIPINSMAKAENYIKRLIMKFNAVRAVPSNLISAVLNELFTEFHELYIPKNSNVTYINMKSNVLAIHKDGKIEVLPHDEKYNFTYQLPYDYDENATSPVFDKFLKTSLVDEDLKDVLGEFLGYVLDNNSKKYEKAFFAYGDGSNGKSTLINITKALFGVENISVVEITDMGDMLKCALMDGKLLNISSDAKRNGLETSAFKKIVSGEPVLGKYLFKDIYTIENLPKLFVATNKLPFHNGDNSFGFYRRLLLVPFKNIIKDEDKDYELESKVIANELPAILNFAIKGMQRLNKQGKFTEAVAMKEAMNTYKESSNHVASFVEEEQYEAVDESFKTGTSLIELFGAFKNWCNTHGHNPYSSSYLSHELEHMGFISYKNSSKHFRIVKNKLKNETGFEPNTDDYE; encoded by the coding sequence ATGAATGAAAGAGAATTATTAAATCATGTTTTCGTAGAAATTATTGATAAGGTAAATAAATTAGAAGCAAAAAAAGACAAAAAGGGTGAAGTTATACAAAGAACACCATTGGAGTATTGTATTGAGATATTAAAACAAACTCCCCATAAAATTATTGCCTCTGCTGGTAGAATTTGGATTTATTATAATGGAAGATATATTCCAATAAATTCAATGGCGAAAGCAGAAAATTATATCAAAAGACTAATAATGAAATTTAATGCAGTTAGAGCTGTACCAAGTAATTTAATTAGTGCAGTATTGAATGAATTATTTACAGAGTTCCATGAATTATATATTCCTAAGAATTCAAATGTAACATACATAAATATGAAATCAAATGTATTAGCAATTCATAAAGATGGAAAAATTGAAGTTTTGCCACATGATGAAAAATACAATTTTACTTATCAATTACCTTATGATTATGATGAAAATGCAACATCACCAGTATTTGATAAATTCTTAAAAACATCTCTTGTAGATGAAGATTTAAAAGATGTTTTAGGGGAATTTTTAGGATATGTTTTAGATAACAATTCTAAAAAATATGAAAAAGCATTTTTTGCATATGGCGATGGTTCAAATGGAAAAAGTACATTAATAAATATAACTAAAGCTTTGTTTGGTGTTGAAAATATATCAGTTGTTGAAATAACTGATATGGGTGATATGCTCAAATGTGCATTAATGGATGGGAAATTATTAAATATTAGCAGTGATGCTAAGAGGAATGGACTTGAAACATCAGCCTTTAAAAAAATAGTAAGTGGCGAACCTGTTCTTGGTAAATATCTATTTAAAGATATTTATACAATAGAGAATCTACCAAAACTCTTTGTAGCAACTAATAAATTGCCATTTCATAATGGGGATAATTCATTTGGATTTTATAGAAGATTACTTCTAGTTCCCTTTAAAAATATCATTAAAGATGAAGATAAAGATTATGAACTTGAATCAAAAGTTATAGCAAATGAACTTCCAGCAATATTAAATTTTGCAATAAAAGGTATGCAAAGATTAAATAAACAAGGAAAATTCACAGAAGCTGTTGCTATGAAAGAAGCAATGAACACTTATAAAGAATCATCTAATCATGTTGCAAGTTTTGTAGAAGAAGAACAATATGAAGCAGTTGATGAAAGTTTTAAAACAGGTACTTCACTAATAGAATTATTTGGTGCTTTTAAAAATTGGTGTAACACTCATGGGCATAATCCATATTCCTCATCATATTTGAGTCATGAATTAGAGCATATGGGCTTTATATCTTATAAAAACTCTTCTAAACATTTTAGAATTGTAAAAAATAAACTGAAAAATGAAACTGGTTTTGAACCTAATACTGATGATTATGAATAA
- the ilvD gene encoding dihydroxy-acid dehydratase — protein sequence MRSDEVKKGFDRTPHRSLLRATGLKDEDFDKPFIGVANSFIELIPGHFFLDKVSAIIKEEIRANGCVPFEFNTIGVDDGIAMGHDGMLFSLPSRELIANSIETVMNAHKLDAMIAIPNCDKIVPGMIMGALRVNVPTIFVSGGPMEKGYTKDGTPIDLATAFEAVGKHEAGQMSDEELKDIECNACPSGGSCSGMFTANSMNTLMEAMGIALPGNGTILALTPEREVLYRQAARRICEIALDAQAREKYKLTNILNENAVRNAFAVDMAMGGSSNTVLHMLAIAKEAKVNFNLEDINKISKRVSHIAKISPSLSTVHMEDINKAGGVNAVMKEMTKRGDDILADNLTISGESVLEKIKDSYIKDTNIIHTIDNPYSQVGGLAILYGNLAEQGAVIKTAGITGSRVFTGTAVCFDGQPEAVKGIISGKVKAGDVVVIRYEGPKGGPGMQEMLAPTSLIMGMGLGDKVALITDGRFSGATRGASIGHVSPEAAEGGMIGLLKDGDEIHIDVDQYILSVNLTDEEIASRKANFVPLKKPLNSSWLGQYRALVTNASSGAVLKTDL from the coding sequence TTGAGAAGTGATGAAGTAAAAAAAGGGTTTGATAGAACACCACATAGATCATTATTAAGAGCTACTGGGCTTAAAGATGAAGATTTTGATAAACCATTTATTGGTGTTGCGAACTCTTTTATTGAGTTGATTCCTGGACACTTTTTCTTAGATAAAGTATCTGCCATAATAAAAGAAGAGATAAGAGCAAATGGTTGTGTTCCATTTGAATTTAATACTATTGGTGTTGATGATGGAATTGCAATGGGACATGATGGGATGTTATTTTCACTTCCTTCAAGGGAATTAATTGCAAACTCTATTGAAACAGTAATGAATGCACATAAACTTGATGCAATGATCGCTATTCCTAACTGTGATAAAATTGTTCCTGGTATGATTATGGGAGCTTTAAGGGTTAATGTTCCAACTATTTTTGTTTCAGGTGGACCAATGGAAAAAGGTTACACAAAAGATGGAACTCCAATTGACTTAGCAACTGCATTTGAAGCTGTTGGAAAACATGAAGCTGGACAAATGAGTGATGAAGAGTTAAAAGATATTGAATGTAATGCATGTCCAAGTGGTGGTTCATGTTCTGGAATGTTTACAGCAAACTCTATGAATACACTTATGGAAGCTATGGGAATTGCACTTCCTGGAAATGGAACTATCTTAGCCCTAACACCTGAAAGAGAAGTTTTATATAGACAAGCTGCTAGAAGAATTTGTGAAATTGCATTAGATGCTCAAGCAAGAGAAAAATATAAATTAACAAATATTTTAAATGAAAATGCAGTTAGAAATGCTTTTGCTGTTGATATGGCAATGGGTGGAAGTTCAAACACTGTTTTACACATGTTAGCAATTGCAAAAGAAGCGAAAGTTAATTTTAACCTTGAAGATATTAATAAAATTTCTAAAAGAGTTTCTCATATTGCAAAAATTTCTCCATCTTTATCAACTGTTCACATGGAAGATATTAATAAAGCGGGTGGTGTAAATGCTGTTATGAAAGAGATGACAAAAAGAGGTGATGATATTTTAGCTGATAACCTTACAATCTCAGGAGAAAGTGTATTAGAAAAAATCAAAGATTCTTACATCAAAGATACAAATATTATTCACACTATTGATAATCCATATTCACAAGTTGGTGGATTAGCGATTCTTTACGGAAATCTTGCAGAGCAAGGTGCTGTTATTAAAACTGCTGGAATTACAGGTTCAAGAGTATTTACTGGAACTGCTGTTTGTTTTGATGGACAACCTGAAGCTGTTAAAGGAATCATAAGTGGTAAAGTAAAAGCTGGTGATGTTGTAGTTATTAGATACGAAGGTCCAAAAGGTGGTCCTGGAATGCAAGAGATGCTTGCTCCTACTTCATTAATCATGGGAATGGGACTTGGAGATAAAGTGGCACTTATAACTGATGGAAGATTCTCAGGTGCAACAAGAGGAGCTTCAATTGGTCACGTTTCTCCAGAAGCTGCTGAGGGTGGAATGATTGGATTATTAAAAGATGGTGATGAAATTCATATTGATGTTGACCAATATATTTTATCTGTAAATTTAACTGATGAAGAAATAGCAAGTAGAAAAGCTAACTTTGTTCCTCTTAAAAAACCTCTTAACTCTTCTTGGTTAGGACAATATAGAGCACTTGTTACAAATGCAAGTAGCGGAGCTGTTTTAAAAACTGATTTATAA